In a single window of the Magnetofaba australis IT-1 genome:
- a CDS encoding phosphate/phosphite/phosphonate ABC transporter substrate-binding protein, with the protein MIQQHSPRRLWRVWGRCARLGVIVLSAWLVALHPASAQPATVSDAGVQVVLKLGILPYLSPRTLFKRWEPLRAALQERLGRPVQFRTAPDYTTFSQRVAAHEYDVALSTSHLGRLAQVDAGLTPLARPVKPLYGVVIAQDPQIQTLADLSGRSVALPDPLAIVSLMGEELLRQAGLEPGLNPEIIHFPGHRAAALGVRVGQADAAIISRFAFGFLPPADKAHLRVIGQTQEIPSPVLLLAAPQLSEGEQSALQRAILTFCNETAAGKRFMQGFGYASMGVPSAEEMASLDHFLPATRQLLSAKNP; encoded by the coding sequence ATGATTCAGCAACATTCGCCACGCCGTCTGTGGCGGGTCTGGGGCCGTTGCGCGCGGCTGGGAGTGATCGTGCTGTCCGCCTGGTTAGTGGCGCTGCACCCTGCTTCTGCGCAACCCGCCACGGTCTCCGATGCGGGCGTGCAAGTGGTTCTCAAGCTGGGCATCCTGCCCTATCTGTCGCCGCGCACGCTGTTCAAGCGCTGGGAGCCCCTGCGCGCCGCCCTGCAGGAGCGATTGGGGCGTCCCGTCCAGTTCCGCACCGCGCCAGATTACACAACCTTCTCACAACGGGTGGCGGCGCATGAGTATGATGTGGCGCTCTCCACCTCGCATTTGGGCCGCTTGGCCCAGGTGGATGCGGGCCTGACGCCGTTGGCGCGCCCGGTCAAACCCCTGTATGGCGTGGTGATTGCTCAGGATCCGCAGATCCAGACCCTCGCGGATCTGTCTGGCCGCAGCGTCGCCCTACCGGATCCGTTGGCCATTGTCAGCCTGATGGGCGAAGAGTTGTTGCGCCAAGCCGGACTTGAGCCTGGCCTGAATCCCGAAATCATCCACTTCCCAGGGCATCGCGCGGCGGCTTTGGGCGTGCGCGTGGGGCAGGCGGACGCCGCGATCATCTCCCGTTTTGCGTTTGGGTTTCTGCCGCCAGCCGATAAAGCGCATCTGCGCGTGATCGGGCAAACCCAGGAGATCCCGTCACCGGTGTTGTTGCTGGCGGCGCCGCAACTCTCAGAGGGTGAGCAGAGCGCGCTGCAGCGCGCCATTTTGACCTTCTGCAACGAGACCGCCGCAGGCAAACGTTTCATGCAGGGGTTCGGCTACGCCAGCATGGGCGTTCCCAGTGCGGAAGAGATGGCGAGCCTGGACCATTTTCTGCCGGCAACGCGCCAGTTGCTCAGCGCCAAAAATCCATGA
- a CDS encoding PAS domain-containing protein, producing MPDSLHTTPAERMPTSAWIAAVGGVALALLLTWWAWPTWDFHTGLSATLLLAVGLIVAVQQRSAARLAALQRRLQWVEAHGQALLECAEEALISVDAGGRVQYANPAAAALLQRAQEQMVGQTLANLLERCQDETVATGTDSEDVESCSGLLRVLMQTQLLQVGEAHLTKPDGQQWVAEYGVAPITLDGVRIGAALALRDMSGQRQTEEALVTSERRFTSFMNQLPGLAFLKDGDGRYLYVNQQFCQLVGLPLHQILNHRDEEIWSEETRYMLLSHEKLVRQSSQAQQFTETFYPAGEQTPTFWRSHKFPLKLDPGAPVGIGGITIEQTDMVLAQRALEDSQAQLQAVMDNASAVVFLKDLEGRFTLVNRRCLEVMNCTLEQMIGHTDADLFPPGVAAKVRADDKVVLREKRVIEIEEHLRMPDGEERAFMVTKFPLMGPDGEPTGSGGMATDITELMQRMEEMVSFNRQLQERVDRETENNRQKDMMLAHQARLAAMGEMIGNIAHQWRQPLNALNLIIFNIRDAFEADALDSPLLDTQCAHAATLIRQMSGTIDDFRNFFRPDREKQPFNAVTMIQRAIGLVAAGCRQDHIQIEMEAPDEPLMVNGYANEFAQAMLILLANAKDAIIAARSDGGGRIRVVAKRNVEMCAITVTDNGGGVPDEVMERLFEPYFTTKGTKGTGIGLYMARTIIERHMGGFITVSNTEEGAQFQTLAPLCPPDIAE from the coding sequence ATGCCTGATTCTCTCCACACGACGCCAGCGGAACGCATGCCGACTTCGGCGTGGATTGCCGCCGTGGGCGGCGTGGCGCTGGCGCTGTTGCTGACGTGGTGGGCGTGGCCGACCTGGGATTTTCATACCGGGTTGAGCGCAACTCTGCTGTTGGCTGTGGGTTTGATTGTGGCGGTCCAACAGCGCAGCGCGGCGCGTTTGGCGGCGCTGCAGCGCCGTTTGCAGTGGGTCGAAGCGCATGGGCAGGCGCTATTGGAGTGCGCCGAAGAGGCGCTGATCAGTGTGGACGCCGGTGGGCGCGTACAGTACGCCAACCCAGCCGCCGCCGCCCTGCTGCAACGGGCGCAGGAGCAGATGGTTGGCCAGACGCTGGCGAATCTGCTGGAGCGTTGCCAGGATGAAACGGTCGCGACGGGGACCGACTCTGAAGATGTGGAGAGCTGTTCGGGTTTGCTGCGCGTTTTGATGCAGACGCAGCTGCTGCAGGTGGGCGAGGCGCACCTGACCAAGCCCGATGGACAACAGTGGGTAGCCGAGTATGGCGTTGCGCCCATTACCCTGGATGGGGTGCGGATTGGCGCGGCGTTGGCGCTGCGCGATATGAGCGGTCAGCGCCAGACCGAAGAGGCGCTGGTGACCAGCGAACGCCGCTTTACCTCCTTTATGAACCAATTGCCGGGTCTGGCCTTCCTCAAGGATGGCGACGGGCGCTATCTCTACGTCAATCAGCAGTTCTGCCAGTTGGTTGGTTTGCCGCTGCATCAGATCCTCAACCATCGCGATGAAGAGATCTGGTCGGAGGAGACGCGCTACATGTTGCTCTCCCACGAAAAGTTGGTGCGGCAGAGCAGTCAGGCGCAGCAGTTTACCGAGACCTTCTATCCCGCTGGCGAGCAGACGCCCACCTTTTGGCGTTCGCACAAATTCCCCCTCAAATTGGACCCCGGCGCGCCGGTGGGCATCGGCGGCATCACCATTGAGCAGACCGATATGGTGCTGGCGCAACGCGCCCTGGAGGACTCCCAAGCCCAGCTCCAGGCGGTGATGGATAACGCCTCTGCGGTGGTCTTCCTCAAGGATCTGGAGGGGCGCTTTACCCTGGTCAATCGGCGCTGCCTGGAGGTGATGAACTGCACTCTTGAACAGATGATCGGGCACACCGATGCGGATCTGTTCCCTCCCGGCGTCGCCGCCAAGGTGCGCGCCGATGACAAAGTCGTGCTACGGGAAAAACGGGTGATCGAGATCGAAGAGCATCTGCGCATGCCCGATGGCGAAGAGCGCGCCTTCATGGTGACCAAATTCCCGCTGATGGGGCCTGATGGCGAGCCCACCGGCAGCGGCGGCATGGCCACCGACATCACCGAGCTGATGCAGCGCATGGAGGAGATGGTCTCCTTCAACCGCCAGTTGCAGGAGCGGGTGGATCGCGAGACCGAGAACAATCGGCAGAAGGATATGATGCTGGCGCATCAGGCGCGTCTGGCCGCCATGGGCGAGATGATCGGCAACATCGCCCACCAGTGGCGTCAACCGCTCAATGCGCTGAATCTGATCATCTTCAATATTCGCGATGCGTTTGAGGCCGACGCGCTGGATTCACCGCTGCTGGACACCCAGTGCGCCCATGCGGCGACGTTGATCCGGCAGATGTCCGGCACCATCGACGACTTCCGCAACTTCTTCCGGCCGGATCGGGAAAAACAGCCGTTTAATGCTGTGACCATGATCCAGCGCGCCATCGGTCTGGTCGCCGCCGGCTGTCGTCAGGACCATATTCAAATCGAAATGGAGGCCCCGGACGAACCCCTTATGGTCAATGGCTACGCCAACGAGTTCGCCCAGGCGATGCTGATTCTGTTGGCCAACGCCAAAGACGCCATCATCGCCGCACGCAGCGATGGCGGCGGGCGGATTCGGGTCGTGGCCAAGCGCAATGTGGAGATGTGCGCCATCACCGTAACCGACAATGGCGGCGGCGTTCCCGATGAGGTGATGGAGCGTCTGTTTGAGCCCTACTTCACCACCAAGGGGACCAAGGGCACGGGCATCGGCTTGTATATGGCGCGCACCATTATTGAGCGTCACATGGGTGGGTTTATCACCGTCTCGAATACTGAGGAAGGCGCGCAGTTCCAGACTCTGGCCCCGCTGTGCCCGCCTGATATTGCGGAATAA
- a CDS encoding ATP-binding protein translates to MIPLTPTSLRWKLISIVVAIQLLGFGALMLFQYDWAQRGVRSLHALRAAEAARLLNAALAPPVVSRDLEELRAILQQVHSEQGIPYLRLHDVDGNVLAEVGDPMGQSQMARNSGGLQHIPITLSGQIYGQIDLLFAHSVQQAQWAAFKKNAPLIGLGVLALSLTMLLLLTNRMLQRLTLLEETSRCMAAGDLQARAPEEGRDELATLGHRLNAMAHSLSQRHQQLQESETRFRNLAESSYDIVCEADMQGFFHYLSPASEQILGYDRQTLMSRPFLEFILPEDRQPTIDAMGALAQGERVVDFVNRYQHPDGDVRWISWRATPDLARQRTYNIARDITDLKRQQALLTQALQRAESANRAKSDFLAAMSHEIRTPMNIVIGMGDLLMESPLNAQQQVMARRLQRAGNTLLSLINDILDLSRIEAGRMEALPRRIAMRAFAEEVVDIFHQAAQEQGIALSLELAAELPEHWCQDPERITQVLFNLVGNAIKFTPAGGRITLSVSRAEGDDQLAFAVTDSGIGIAQGEQERIFQAFSQAESGSNRRFGGAGLGLTISRRIAESLGGTLSVVSAVGQGSCFTLTLSALLCDDALDYPGQDVSAQVAATAAEQALGARILLADDSADNRLLIQAFLRNTACEISEARNGEEAVELFQRERFDLVLMDIQMPQMDGLEATRRIRVWEAEQQRPPTPVLALSAHALTDQRMSSLEAGCQEHLIKPIRKATLLEALRKWGGLTAGASAQSE, encoded by the coding sequence ATGATCCCTCTGACGCCCACATCACTGCGCTGGAAGTTGATCAGCATCGTTGTGGCGATCCAACTGCTGGGTTTTGGCGCTTTGATGCTGTTTCAGTATGACTGGGCTCAGCGCGGCGTGCGCTCCCTGCATGCTCTGCGCGCCGCCGAAGCCGCGCGTCTGCTCAACGCCGCCTTGGCGCCGCCGGTGGTGAGCCGGGACCTGGAAGAGTTGCGCGCGATTCTGCAACAGGTGCACTCCGAACAGGGCATCCCCTATCTGCGTTTGCACGATGTTGACGGCAATGTGTTGGCCGAGGTCGGCGACCCCATGGGTCAAAGCCAGATGGCGCGCAACAGCGGCGGATTGCAGCATATCCCCATCACGCTGTCGGGCCAGATCTATGGACAGATCGACCTGCTGTTCGCCCACTCGGTGCAGCAGGCGCAGTGGGCGGCGTTTAAGAAGAATGCGCCCCTGATCGGTTTGGGCGTGTTGGCGCTGTCGCTGACCATGTTGCTGTTATTGACCAATCGGATGCTGCAGAGATTGACCCTGCTGGAGGAGACCAGTCGTTGTATGGCCGCTGGCGATCTGCAGGCGCGCGCGCCGGAGGAAGGGCGCGACGAATTGGCGACTTTGGGGCATCGATTGAACGCCATGGCGCACTCCCTGTCCCAGCGCCACCAGCAACTGCAGGAGAGTGAGACGCGCTTCCGCAATCTGGCCGAATCCAGCTATGACATCGTGTGTGAAGCGGACATGCAGGGTTTTTTCCACTACCTCAGCCCCGCCAGCGAGCAGATTCTGGGGTATGATCGGCAGACGCTGATGTCGCGACCCTTTCTGGAGTTCATCCTGCCGGAGGATCGTCAGCCCACCATTGACGCCATGGGCGCGCTGGCCCAGGGCGAACGGGTGGTGGATTTCGTCAACCGCTATCAGCATCCTGATGGCGACGTGCGCTGGATCTCCTGGCGCGCCACGCCGGACCTGGCGCGCCAGCGCACCTACAATATCGCCCGTGACATCACCGATCTGAAACGCCAGCAGGCGTTGTTGACTCAGGCGTTGCAGCGGGCTGAATCGGCCAACCGCGCCAAGAGCGATTTTTTGGCCGCCATGAGCCATGAGATTCGCACCCCCATGAATATCGTTATCGGCATGGGCGATCTGCTCATGGAAAGCCCGTTGAACGCCCAGCAGCAGGTGATGGCGCGACGGCTGCAACGCGCGGGCAACACCTTGCTGAGTCTGATCAACGATATTCTGGATCTGTCGCGCATTGAGGCGGGTCGCATGGAGGCGTTGCCGCGCCGCATCGCCATGCGCGCGTTTGCCGAGGAGGTGGTGGACATCTTCCACCAGGCGGCGCAGGAGCAGGGCATTGCGCTGAGCCTGGAGCTGGCGGCGGAGTTGCCGGAACACTGGTGTCAAGACCCCGAGCGCATCACCCAGGTGCTGTTCAATCTTGTGGGCAACGCGATCAAGTTCACTCCAGCGGGCGGGCGTATTACGCTGTCGGTGAGCCGGGCAGAGGGTGATGACCAACTGGCGTTTGCCGTGACTGATAGCGGCATCGGCATCGCGCAGGGCGAACAGGAGCGCATCTTCCAGGCGTTCAGTCAGGCGGAGAGCGGCAGCAACCGTCGTTTTGGCGGCGCGGGGCTGGGACTGACCATCAGTCGCCGCATCGCCGAGAGTCTGGGCGGGACGTTGAGCGTGGTCAGCGCGGTTGGTCAGGGGAGCTGTTTTACCCTCACCCTGTCCGCTCTGCTGTGTGACGATGCGCTGGACTATCCCGGTCAGGACGTCTCGGCGCAGGTTGCCGCCACAGCGGCGGAGCAAGCGCTCGGCGCGCGGATTCTGTTGGCTGACGACTCAGCGGACAACCGATTGTTGATTCAAGCATTTTTGCGCAATACGGCGTGTGAGATCAGTGAGGCGCGCAATGGCGAAGAGGCGGTGGAGTTGTTCCAACGCGAACGCTTCGACTTGGTGTTGATGGACATTCAGATGCCGCAGATGGATGGATTGGAGGCGACGCGGCGCATCCGCGTCTGGGAGGCCGAGCAGCAGCGTCCGCCCACGCCGGTTCTGGCCTTGAGCGCCCATGCGTTGACCGATCAGCGCATGAGTTCGTTGGAGGCGGGGTGTCAGGAGCATCTGATCAAGCCCATTCGCAAGGCGACCTTGTTGGAGGCATTGCGCAAGTGGGGCGGGTTGACGGCGGGCGCCAGCGCTCAGTCGGAATAA
- a CDS encoding pentapeptide repeat-containing protein translates to MRGNQRNHTGQVVRRRWGRSMMPVPVDVQNDPMDAANASGRLARGIHLGFLLVGVYFAILVGSTTHKQLLMESPITLPILDVPLPVVGFYAVVPWLFVLLHLNVLLQFHALAMRVIKVRENGLAGQEHRLYPLAFALWRARSSVKSSLVRAFLNLYVWLTTFILPPLIILWAQARFIPYHDHLITNVQRGALFVDLLLCWAFAIKILSPDGRFREFGIWMWSQKITLLITLTPFLLSIGGYLILSHGPQAYHADADAEAIKGFGFLAVPLMVAIFAGFFRESLVYRLALFAWMAPLSAACWLLSSQVFTIPHVCSNNPELYTDQERPFCNICTDGERSDNRDTVAYAKGYPAWMKWLVAEGRLPRYLIVRNETLVKQAPSEEQIAAYLAQGEQSEAGHKKAVQSAWVEQAKGLDLKGRDLTFADFTGSKLLKAQFNLPIERLKNNGNNSLQESIFNLKNSANLSFARLVDTDLTQANLSYVTLDHSKIMRSIMVKAYMSHSTVSAIINSDFTGADLSFTKLNRVNIYGSKFIGAKLSNIKWHSPRINSSNFSGSDFSRSEIFGGYISSSDFFGAYFQGAKILAAFFAESNFSGSNFGLKKNDEIFVRWRNQHFEEMENLNSDLEGSEFYNSDLSGVVANIAGIQMVDFRSSDISGSFFENSWLFESNFVDAKLNSSSFRYSYLKDKQVSFGELGSTHESIWEYINKLNNLKVTVGFSNWFTYFLHNIGRAGRLGKIRSKKYENMIENYINILDRMGIELVLSEGDFDGNLIKKHGRKHDWVFVSDKMLVEFKSQSRMGKNITSDESQYDKHIDNISQFWRVRFFCDKNPYIVFGISLNSSVNPRLARAFLERDCQNRPQATDFATPELWETFQERVKELEKIVKEDDAKKAKQKQAAEAKQ, encoded by the coding sequence ATGCGCGGCAATCAGAGGAATCATACGGGGCAGGTTGTGCGGCGGCGCTGGGGACGCAGTATGATGCCTGTGCCGGTGGATGTGCAGAACGATCCCATGGACGCCGCCAACGCCTCCGGGCGGCTGGCGCGGGGGATTCACCTGGGGTTCCTGCTGGTGGGGGTCTATTTCGCCATTCTGGTGGGCTCCACCACCCACAAGCAGTTGTTGATGGAGTCCCCCATCACCCTGCCGATTCTCGACGTGCCGCTGCCAGTGGTGGGGTTCTATGCGGTGGTTCCGTGGCTGTTTGTGCTGCTGCATCTGAATGTGTTGTTGCAGTTCCATGCTTTGGCCATGCGGGTGATCAAAGTCCGTGAGAACGGCCTAGCCGGGCAGGAGCATCGTCTCTATCCGCTGGCGTTCGCCCTGTGGCGAGCGCGTTCATCGGTAAAAAGCTCGCTGGTTCGGGCTTTTCTCAATCTCTACGTCTGGCTCACCACCTTCATCCTGCCGCCGCTCATCATTCTCTGGGCGCAGGCGCGGTTTATTCCCTATCACGACCATCTGATCACCAACGTGCAGCGTGGCGCGTTGTTTGTGGATTTACTTCTCTGCTGGGCTTTCGCCATTAAAATCCTCAGTCCCGATGGGAGATTCAGGGAATTCGGGATTTGGATGTGGAGTCAGAAAATCACGTTATTGATCACATTGACGCCGTTTTTACTCTCCATCGGAGGATACTTGATTTTGAGTCATGGGCCGCAAGCGTATCACGCTGACGCTGACGCTGAGGCTATTAAAGGATTCGGATTCCTGGCGGTTCCTTTGATGGTTGCCATATTTGCCGGGTTTTTCCGTGAGTCTCTTGTCTATCGTCTCGCCCTGTTTGCTTGGATGGCTCCCCTCAGCGCCGCCTGTTGGCTGCTTTCTTCACAGGTGTTCACCATCCCTCATGTGTGCAGCAATAATCCGGAACTCTATACAGACCAGGAGCGCCCATTCTGCAATATTTGCACAGACGGGGAGAGAAGCGACAATCGTGACACAGTCGCTTACGCCAAAGGCTACCCTGCTTGGATGAAGTGGTTGGTGGCGGAAGGGCGGTTACCGCGCTATCTCATCGTGCGCAATGAAACCCTGGTCAAACAGGCCCCCAGTGAAGAGCAGATTGCTGCCTATTTGGCGCAAGGGGAGCAGAGTGAAGCCGGGCATAAAAAAGCGGTGCAGAGCGCCTGGGTTGAGCAAGCCAAGGGGTTGGACCTTAAGGGGCGGGATCTTACCTTTGCCGACTTCACTGGCTCAAAACTTTTAAAAGCTCAATTCAATTTGCCTATCGAGCGCTTGAAAAACAACGGAAATAATAGCTTGCAAGAAAGTATATTTAACCTCAAAAATTCTGCCAATTTATCTTTTGCAAGATTAGTTGATACAGATTTAACACAGGCAAACTTATCATATGTTACATTAGATCATTCAAAAATTATGCGATCAATAATGGTTAAGGCATATATGAGTCACTCGACAGTATCAGCTATTATAAATTCTGATTTTACAGGAGCAGACCTATCATTCACGAAGTTAAACAGGGTGAATATATATGGGTCAAAATTCATTGGGGCAAAGTTATCAAATATTAAATGGCATAGCCCACGTATTAACTCATCAAATTTTAGTGGATCAGATTTTTCTCGGTCGGAAATATTCGGTGGGTATATTTCAAGCAGTGATTTTTTCGGGGCATATTTTCAAGGAGCAAAGATTCTTGCTGCTTTTTTTGCTGAGTCAAATTTTAGTGGATCAAATTTTGGGCTGAAGAAGAATGATGAAATTTTTGTCCGGTGGCGAAATCAGCACTTTGAAGAAATGGAGAATCTAAACAGTGACCTAGAAGGATCTGAATTTTACAATTCAGATTTATCAGGTGTAGTTGCAAACATAGCAGGTATTCAAATGGTTGACTTTCGTAGTTCTGATATATCTGGCTCATTCTTCGAAAACTCATGGTTATTCGAAAGTAATTTTGTAGATGCAAAACTGAATAGCAGCTCATTTAGATATTCATATTTGAAAGATAAGCAGGTATCATTTGGTGAACTTGGAAGTACACATGAAAGTATATGGGAGTATATAAATAAATTAAATAATCTTAAAGTTACAGTTGGTTTTTCAAACTGGTTTACTTATTTTCTCCACAACATCGGAAGGGCTGGTAGACTCGGAAAAATAAGAAGCAAAAAATACGAAAATATGATAGAGAATTATATTAATATATTGGATAGAATGGGGATAGAGTTGGTGCTGTCAGAGGGTGATTTTGACGGTAACTTGATAAAAAAACACGGTAGGAAACATGACTGGGTATTTGTTTCAGATAAAATGCTCGTAGAATTTAAATCTCAGAGTAGAATGGGGAAGAATATAACTTCAGACGAATCACAGTATGATAAGCATATTGATAATATTAGCCAGTTTTGGAGGGTTAGATTCTTCTGTGACAAGAACCCATATATTGTGTTTGGTATATCATTGAACTCATCTGTAAATCCACGTTTGGCGCGTGCATTCTTGGAGCGTGACTGTCAAAACCGTCCCCAGGCCACAGACTTCGCTACGCCAGAGTTGTGGGAGACATTCCAAGAGCGGGTGAAAGAGCTGGAGAAAATCGTCAAAGAGGACGACGCTAAGAAGGCCAAGCAGAAACAAGCGGCAGAGGCGAAGCAGTAA
- a CDS encoding YkgJ family cysteine cluster protein, protein MPQSPKQPKARRIMRPADAHAAQIDAELNQMLKPDSAVEANRLCLACGLCCNGSIFSRVGIEKREVEAIAAIVPVWEQESGDVAFSQPCPAWTEGKCGLYAVRPGRCASYICKLQGLVMNGAVSGAAGEKIVDAAVKQAAALRDRVAAYTGKEPQALNLRQFHKEFHPKAMKKAKSGELTLMEQTLVRECYLFLKLQDRYFSETSLIKQYAFILQQIDYFANGEG, encoded by the coding sequence ATGCCCCAGTCGCCCAAACAGCCCAAAGCCCGCCGCATCATGCGGCCCGCGGACGCCCATGCGGCGCAGATCGACGCCGAACTCAACCAGATGCTCAAGCCCGACTCCGCCGTGGAGGCCAATCGCCTCTGTCTGGCGTGTGGCCTGTGCTGCAACGGCTCCATCTTCAGCCGCGTGGGCATCGAAAAACGTGAAGTGGAGGCCATCGCCGCCATTGTCCCCGTATGGGAGCAGGAGAGCGGCGATGTGGCCTTTTCACAACCCTGCCCAGCTTGGACCGAAGGCAAGTGCGGCCTCTACGCCGTGCGCCCGGGACGCTGCGCCAGCTACATCTGCAAGTTACAGGGATTGGTGATGAATGGCGCGGTGAGCGGCGCAGCGGGAGAGAAAATCGTCGATGCGGCGGTCAAGCAAGCGGCGGCATTGCGCGACCGCGTGGCCGCTTATACCGGCAAGGAGCCGCAAGCGTTGAATCTGCGGCAGTTCCACAAGGAGTTCCACCCCAAGGCCATGAAAAAGGCCAAGAGCGGCGAGTTGACCCTGATGGAGCAGACGTTGGTGCGCGAGTGCTATCTGTTTCTCAAGCTGCAGGATCGCTACTTCTCCGAAACCAGCCTGATCAAGCAGTACGCCTTCATCCTGCAGCAGATCGACTATTTCGCCAATGGCGAAGGGTAG
- a CDS encoding CoB--CoM heterodisulfide reductase iron-sulfur subunit B family protein, with the protein MAEKAYSYFPGCAAKQVQKEADWAARAVCERLDITLHAMPKATCCGAVSLRESKPAFSLSVAARILSEAEAAGRDILTICNTCTQTLSHANYRFKNEPDLLDEINNVLKQGGVRAYEASIEVRHLAWVLTEEVGLEQVKNKISKPLNGMKVAPFYGCHNLRPSEIFATEKAGEKADHLDRLIEAMGGEPVSYDGRDKCCGFHIMLSDADEMRGMVMKNLESAKGARAEVMITPCTLCDMAMGAYQGIAEKTVGREVGLPEMNFAQLLGCAMGISDKKLGLNRLHVSPRAALVERGVL; encoded by the coding sequence ATGGCCGAGAAGGCTTATAGCTATTTCCCCGGGTGCGCCGCCAAACAGGTGCAAAAGGAGGCCGATTGGGCCGCCCGCGCCGTGTGCGAACGCCTGGACATCACCCTGCACGCCATGCCCAAAGCCACCTGCTGCGGCGCGGTGAGTCTGCGCGAGAGCAAACCGGCGTTTTCGCTGTCAGTGGCCGCGCGCATTCTCAGCGAGGCGGAAGCCGCCGGGCGCGACATTCTGACCATCTGCAACACCTGCACGCAGACCCTCTCCCACGCCAACTACCGCTTCAAGAACGAGCCGGATCTGCTCGACGAGATCAATAACGTGCTCAAACAGGGCGGCGTGCGAGCCTATGAGGCCTCCATTGAGGTGCGTCATCTGGCCTGGGTGCTGACCGAAGAGGTGGGCCTGGAGCAGGTGAAGAATAAGATTTCCAAACCGCTCAACGGCATGAAGGTGGCGCCGTTCTACGGCTGCCACAATCTGCGGCCATCGGAGATTTTCGCCACTGAGAAGGCGGGCGAGAAGGCGGACCATCTGGACCGTTTGATCGAAGCCATGGGCGGCGAGCCGGTGAGCTACGATGGCCGTGACAAGTGCTGCGGCTTCCACATCATGTTGTCGGATGCCGATGAGATGCGCGGCATGGTGATGAAGAATCTGGAGAGCGCCAAGGGCGCGCGCGCGGAGGTGATGATCACCCCATGCACGCTGTGCGACATGGCCATGGGCGCGTATCAGGGCATTGCGGAGAAGACGGTGGGCCGGGAGGTGGGCTTGCCGGAGATGAACTTTGCGCAACTGTTGGGCTGCGCCATGGGCATCAGCGACAAGAAGCTGGGCCTGAACCGGCTGCATGTGAGCCCAAGGGCGGCGCTGGTGGAGCGCGGCGTACTGTAA
- the modA gene encoding molybdate ABC transporter substrate-binding protein gives MACVALLWAQAAQADKTHIAVAANFTAAAKEIAAAFEQESGHQAVVSFGSTGKLYVQIAHGAPYEVFLAADTARPLKAEKEGLAVVGSRFTYASGRIALFSANAELVDDQGAVLKQDDAFARLAIANPKTAPYGAAAVQAMTKLGVYGAIAPKLVRGDNIAQTFQFVSTGNAQLGFVALSQVIARPGGSHWVVPADLYAPIKQDAVLLKRGQSNAAAQAFVTFLKGETARAIIEKFGYR, from the coding sequence ATGGCGTGTGTGGCGCTGCTGTGGGCGCAGGCCGCGCAGGCGGACAAGACCCACATCGCGGTGGCGGCCAATTTCACCGCCGCCGCCAAGGAGATTGCGGCGGCGTTTGAGCAGGAGAGTGGGCATCAGGCGGTGGTGAGCTTCGGCTCCACCGGCAAGCTGTATGTGCAGATCGCTCACGGCGCGCCCTATGAGGTGTTTCTGGCGGCGGATACGGCGCGGCCCCTGAAGGCGGAGAAGGAGGGGCTGGCGGTGGTCGGTTCGCGCTTCACCTACGCCAGCGGCCGCATCGCTCTGTTCAGCGCCAATGCGGAGTTGGTGGATGACCAGGGCGCCGTGTTAAAGCAGGATGATGCGTTTGCGCGGTTGGCCATCGCCAATCCCAAGACCGCTCCCTATGGCGCGGCGGCGGTGCAGGCGATGACCAAACTGGGCGTCTATGGGGCCATCGCGCCCAAATTGGTGCGGGGGGATAACATCGCGCAGACCTTTCAGTTTGTCTCCACCGGCAATGCGCAGTTGGGGTTTGTGGCGTTGTCCCAGGTGATCGCCAGGCCGGGCGGCTCACACTGGGTGGTTCCCGCAGATCTCTATGCGCCTATCAAGCAGGACGCAGTGTTGCTCAAACGCGGGCAGAGCAATGCGGCGGCGCAGGCGTTTGTGACCTTCCTCAAGGGGGAGACAGCGCGCGCCATCATTGAGAAATTCGGCTATCGGTGA
- a CDS encoding DUF2834 domain-containing protein, producing MRTLYIAVCIAGTLIPLSQFFLWLSDHGLDLPALYAEVMGSQLSLFAWADVLITAVALIPFMIVEARRIGLPRVWLPILGTCCVGLSLGLPLFLLLRHDHMAKGVA from the coding sequence ATGCGCACTCTCTATATTGCCGTCTGCATTGCCGGAACGCTCATCCCACTAAGCCAATTTTTCCTTTGGCTATCGGATCATGGACTGGATCTGCCCGCCCTCTACGCCGAGGTGATGGGCAGCCAACTCTCTCTGTTCGCCTGGGCCGACGTGCTGATCACCGCAGTGGCGCTGATTCCCTTCATGATCGTGGAGGCGCGCCGCATCGGCCTGCCCCGGGTGTGGCTACCAATTTTGGGCACATGCTGTGTGGGTCTCTCGCTGGGCCTGCCGCTGTTCCTGCTGCTGCGCCATGATCACATGGCCAAAGGGGTCGCGTAA